The sequence below is a genomic window from Draconibacterium halophilum.
TTGTTTGATTGTCAATAACGTAGGTTACTATTACCTCATTATTATCTTCAACTGATACATTACCACTATTGTCAATTGTGGCATTTGAAGAAACACTTACATCTGAATCATCAAGAGTACCGGAGTATGAGTTGAAATCAATACCAATGCTGAAATCGTAACCATTATATGAAGAACTTAATCCTGAAGGAGCAACACTAAATGAGATTGTTGCACTACCATGATCGTAGTTAATTACACCTGCATCTGTCCCATCAATTGAAGCAGTTACTGCTCCGTTGTAGCATGCATTTTCACTTCCTGAAATTGTAAGATAGAATGGATTTGCGATTATTTGAACTGGCAACACTTTTTCGTTTGAACAAAGTGTATTATCATCAGTTTCAATAACATGAACATAATACCAATCATTTTCCTGAACTGTTGTTGCCCATGTAATATCCGTGGTGTCCAATGTACTTGCAGAAATTGTTACATCGTTAGTAATGTTCGCAGAATCTAAAGATCCTTTAGTAACATACCAACTAACCGAGGTATTCGGATTATCGGCAATAAAATAACTGTGAGTTGCACCCGGAGCAGGATTTTCTCCTGAACTTTGAGCAAAAACACCCGAACTAAATGCGGTAACTAAAACTGCGGCTAAAAGAAAGACTAGTTTTTTCATAGTGATAAATTTTTATTGTGTGATTTTTAATTTTTTAATCTGTTGCTATATCTGTGGTATTGGGTATTTTATAAATAGTACTGGGAACTGCCGACCAGCCTCCTGTACTTGAAGCAGGAGTATTGTAATCTAATTCTTTCGCAGCTGTAATTTCTATATTAGATACTACGTCCTCAAACGAATACCCTTTAACTTCAACTGCAATTGAAGTTGTGCCACCTCCTATATCGGCAATAGTATATGAACTTCCTCCTAAATCATTTAAGGTTCCTGATGCTCCTGTTGCCAATTCAACGGAGGGAATTCTTGCATTTCCACTGCCAATTGACACATTAAAAGTTACCTGCCAATTTGGATTCCATGAAGTAGCCCCTTTTTCCATTACAAATGGAATGGTTACTACCGATGTTGCACTGTCGCCAGGACTAACTGAACCTGAATTATTATTACAGGCATCTGTTAGTGTGCCAATATTTACATCGAAAGCATTATTAATTGGATTAACAGAAAGTTGCTTCACTGTAGAACAGCTTGCTGGCGCAGGTGTGGTTTCAGTAAATGACAATGTAAAACTCTTACCTACAGCGGAGCTGTTCCAGGTAATACTAATAGAATCCCCATCCAACGCGGTGTTAATAGTATAATCGGAGGCAGTTCCCCCTGAAATCTCCCAAAGCAAATCGTTGGATTGATCTCCCGGATTTACTTTGTATTCATGCGTTGAGCCAGCCATCGGACTTGCTCCGCCCTGTGCCATTGCAGCTACACTGATAATCAGAAGTACTGCGGTAGCGATTAAATAAGTTAATGTCTTTTTCATCTTTTTGTTTGTTTATCTTTTTATTCTTCTAATCTGGTATTATTTCGCCAGTGGCTGGTAGTGGATTTACTATCATTGTAATTGTATTAGAAGTAGCCGGATTATTGCTAACACCACTCAGATTGCTCGTCATAACACAGCTAATCTCTTGGGCATTGTTTAATGATGAGATTACAAAAGTTGCCGAATTGACTCCTGAAACATTTTCACTATCAATTTGCCATTGAAAAGAAGGAGAAGAACCTCCGTTGAGTGGCGTAGCAGTAAAAGTAACTTCCTCGCCCTGACATATTGTAGTGTTTGAAACAGTAATACTCACACTGGCTATAGTATTTGCTTCTGCAATGGTTATAGAAACCGGATAGGCAATACTTTCGCACTCAACAGGAGTAAATATTTTTACAGCTAATACGCCATTATAGGTTCCAGTTGCAATTCCCTCGCCTCCATTAGGAATATATACAGCTAGAGAATGTGCAGTTAATGCATAATCAATTTGGTCACTAAATCCTGCGGCTTCTGCACTTGCATCAAAATCAATAGTATAGTTGGTCGGATTTCCTGTTGTTGAAGAATAAGGAATAGATGCAGTGCCTATTTCTGTTTCAATTTCAGGCATTACACCTAGTGTAATCGTTGGGGGTTGTTTAACTGTTACTGTAACCGACATACAATTGGCCGATTCGCATCCTGTTAAAGGATTATAAGCGCGAGCAAAGTATGTTGTTGTTGTATCGGGCCCCACGCTTAACTGGCTACCTGTTCCAACCAAAACTCCCGAACTACAATTACCGACATACCAATTTATATTATGAGTTGCACTTGCTCCTATGTTGGCTGTACCGCCCAGGCAAATAATACCACCATCATTATTCCATGCCGAATAAATGGATGGAAGTGAACCGACAACTACTTTCGCACGATGAGAATCAAAAGTCTCACCCCCATTTGTTATTTTCACAAAATACTCTCCGGGCTGATCAGTTGTAAAAGTGTAGCCCGTTTCTCCAGAAATATTAACTCCACTCGAATCACACCATTGATATGTAGTTCCGACCTCTTGGTAAAGTGCTGATATAACTGCTGCATCTCCTTGGCAAAGCTCTGAATACACTGGAGTTACTCCCTTATTTCCATCACCCGAAACAAACAGATCGTAGATCCCGGTGCTATCATTTTCATTGTCTTCTAATGAAATAATATCGCCATAATTACAATTTGTATCACCGGGAGGATCATAACTAGAAGTATTGCCGCAATTAAAATCATCGCTATTGTCTGATACAGTACCTAAAATATAAAATGCAGCCGATGGCGCAACCTCCACGTCTACTTTGCCACTACCTGAAGGAGCATCCAAATTTCCTCCAACAATGAGATGAGCCCCAATACTCAGATTTACTTTATTCTTAACTATTAAATTGCCATATATTATGCAAACAGCATTTGTCTTGATAGTCAAAACTGCATCATTTTTCAATTCTAAGGTTCCGGTAATTATTAAAGTGTCGTTCTCTGCAACAACCAAAGTTTTGTTTGTCGCAATAATAGTATCTCCCTCAACTACAGTCTTTGACTGAGCAGAAGACCCAAAACATTGAAGAAGGAAAAATATAAACAGGAGAAATATCAGCGCTGATCGATATCCAGTACCTAAAAGGTCTAAGATATTCATCCTCACAGTATGGACATGGGGAATAGTCAATATGTCCTTAAAACACACTCTTAGCACAATTCTTTTACTCCTATTTTCTATCTTTTTTCAACCCTTGCTAATCCCCGCACATGAGAATAACAACCTCGTCGGCTAATCAGTAAAATGTTAGGTTTCCCTTTGTGGACTTTTTACATAAACCACCAACATGTTTTTCAAATTATTGAAACAATATTTACCAACACATATCAATCGTTCCAAATATAACAATTACAACTTGTTACCTATTAGCCGCCAAAAATAAAGAATTAACATTAAGGTGTGAATCTAACTACCCCCATTTTAGGGCTTTGTTTCATTTTGGGACAAGAATTCACATGGAATTGTTTTTATAAATACAAATTGAACCAAAAAAAAGGTCGTTATAAACACAATTGCTTATAACGACCTTCGATAAAATCACTTTTTTAAAACTTTATTCCGACATATTTTGTCCCTGAGACTTTAGTTTTTCGATATCGTTGACATTAAAATCGCCAAAGAATGACACAACAAAACAGTTGCCTTCCGAATTTTCACTGGTGATAAAAACATGACACTCGGAATATTTCTTCTTTCCTCCCAGTAAATAAATCTCCGCATCCGAATCGTCGTCATCATCGCTTTCGTATTTTTTATATTTGCCGGGAAGAATAGCTATAGCTTTTTTAGTAAACTCGCTATTTTTTAAGCTCCCCTTTTCAGGATTGTACGACATAAACCGAACCCGATGCAAATCGCCGGTAACGTTTTGCTCATCATCATTATCGCCAAGATCGATATCAATGGCATCAATCATATCTCTTGAGAAGGAAAAACTTGTTACGCCATCTTTACTGGCAAAGGTATCGTACATTTTGTCCGACTTGCTTTGTCCTGAAGCCAGTAATCCGGCCAATAAAAGCCCTAAGGCAAAAAGTAATGTTGTAATTGTTTTCATTGCTTGTTATTTTTTAGACTCTAAGACACAATTTTTTTTCTGAAACTTTTCTTCATGCCTCTAAGTCTTTGTGTTTTATTTACTTGCTTTCTCTGTCAGGCCTTCTGGTTTCATTTCCCAGTATTTACCCAGCATGTCACCATCCCAGGTATTCGATGTATTTTCAATATCGTGAATGATTTCATCCATATCGTTGCCAAGAAATATGGCTTTTCCTTCGGGTACTTTCACTTTAATATCCACTTCCTGGCCTCTCCATTTTGAATCATCGCCAATAAAAAAGTAGGGATCAAAATAAAGGGTAGAGTCCGATCTTTCAAAAGTATAAACCATTTCCTCGCACCACTCTTTGGCATCTTCACGGGTTTTTCCTCTTGATGAACTTCGAACAGTAACAACAAAATCATCACCCGACGACCGCACAACATCCAGTTTCGGATAACCAACTACTATTTCACGTCCATCAATCATCGCTACTTTAAACCCTTCAACATCCCAGTCAATTTCTGCATAATCATCCAGTTTATCGTCGGCTAAATGTAAATACAAGGTTTGACACGAGTCGCACGAAATGCTTTCGCTTTTTGTTATGGATGAGCTTTGTTTATAGTTTCCAACCTGCCCAACAGATACGATCAACAGGGCAAAGAGCGATACTAACCAAACACCGGCCATCGACAGGGCCACTGCTGCATTGTTCGATTTATACCTAAAAACCAACTTTGTACCAATATAAATAAGCGCAAGCAGCGGGATACCCAGAATCAACCCAACCAATATCAATCCCCAGGTAACCGTACCGGGCTCAACAAAGTGGTTCAACATATTAGGCACATGAATTTCGGGACCCCAAAGCAGCGGCATTCCATCGACAAACGACTGGCCAATAATCATTGAAGAAACCAATCCAAGTATGCCGAAAAAACCGGAAATGACAAGAAACACTCCAAACACAATTACAAATACTTTCAGAATCACCTTGAAAATATTATAAACCACATCGCCGGCCCCCTCCATCGATCGCTTTCCTTTCGAATAGGTATCCGATTCTTTAAATTTCTTGTAACTCTCTTTTACTTCCTTTACTTCATCTTTTATCGATTTCTCGATATTCTTCACAGTAGCTTCCTGCCCTCGCATTTCAAGACGCTGAGCGGTACTAACTGCTTTTGGAACTGCAATCCACAAAATCAGATATGCTAAACCTGCCGCACCTGACGTTACAAAAAAGAGGATCACAAGAATTATCCGCAAGATTACCGGATCCATATTAAAATAGGCACCCAAACCTCCGCAAATTCCTCCTAACACACGATGATCGGGATCGCGGTACAACCGGCGTTTGCGCTTGGCTTCCGATGCTATAGAAACATCTTCTTCCTCACCTTCTTCCTCGGCAAAATCTTCCGGCGTTCCCATTATTTCAACCATGTCGTTTACCCACTCAACGGTGATAACCTTTTTCTCTTCCGCACTTTTCGAGCTGAAAATCTCGGCAATACGTGCCTCAATATCAGCAATAATCTCTTTTCCTTCTTCGTCAATCCCGAAATGGTTTTTCAGATTGATCAGATATCTTTGCAGCACCTCATAGGCATCCTCTTCAATGTGAAATATTGTGCCGCTTATATTTATTGTGAATGTCTTTTTCATCTTGTTTTTTGTTTGAATTTATTAGGATGGTCTAAGCTTTATTCTCTCTGATTTTCGCTACAGCACTAACCAATTCGCCCCACGAGCCTTCAAGTTCAATTAAAAAGGTCTGCCCGGTTTCGGTAAGCTCATAATACTTACGAGGTGGCCCTTGTGTTGATTCTTCCCAGCGGTAAGCCAGCAACCCTGCGTTTTTCAGTCGGGTTAACAATGGATACAGGGTTCCCTCTACCACTATCATTTTTGCTTCTTTCAACGATTGAATAATATCGCTGGCATAAAGTGGTTTTCCGTTGAGAACGAGCAGGATACAGTATTCCAGTACTCCCTTTCTCATTTGTGCTTTTGTGTTTTCTATCTTCATTTTATGTCCCTTTCTATCTGTTAGTTCTCTACATTCCTCACTGTTGGTATTTTCAACCTACCATTAAATACCCCAGGTATTTTCCGCAACCATCCAGGCTTCCAACTCCAGCGCTTCTTCCTCTTCTAACACTGGCTGAAAAAATGTTTCATTCATCATCCAGTCTTCAAGTTCAAGGCTTGTTTCTGTTGCCTCGTTGTATACAAACTGGCTGGTAGTAAATCTTGAATAATCAATCATCCATGCTTCAATCTCCATGGCAGGCTCAACGTCGTTGACGAAATAATAGCTTGTTTCTGCCGATGCAGGAATTCCTGCTACATCTTCGCTTTCAGCCGGAGATGCCATTGCAATGGCAATATCGCGAAAACCTGTATTCTCCAATAATCGTTTCCAAAAAGTTTGTGCGCTTACTGTAAAACTAATAAGGACAAAACTTACTACTACTGCTGCTGAACGTAAAATTGCTTTCTGAACATTGTTTTTTGTTTTCATGGCTTTTTGTTTTTGTTTCTGTTTTCTGATTGTTTGTTTTCTTGACTTTGAGTTTTGCTTTGTATTTTGTTTCTACGATTTTTTCTGAACTTCGCTTTTCGTTTTCTGCTTTCTAATTGTTTTCTGTTTCCGCCCTTAAGACGATTGTTTTTTGTTTCCGTTACAAGCTGCAAAGAACTTTTTTTAGGATTGTACCGTTTTTTGCATTGTTATTTGCATTACAAATATATGTCATTAATCTAGTACTTTGCAACACATAGTACCATATTTTTTAAATATAACACTGCCACAAACAACTTTAAACTTTGTATATCTGGGTGTTACACCTATTAATATTTTTTGAAAAAAATTTTATCAAATCGAAAGAGCCCTTTCTTATTTAACAATAAACATGTATTTTGGATTTGGGAAGTATTTTTAGAATCGTTAAAATGTGAATAAAAATGTTAATAACTCGAACAAATTATTTAACAACTTAATTCATGTTGGTTTGTTTTTACTCTGCATTAATGGGAATTTTATCGTGTTGGAAATAAGTGTAAAAGTTAAGGCATTGTACACAATAAGATAACATCTTTTTAACAATAACAATCAAAAGAAAAGTTTCCTTTGCTGCACAAGTTCAGGAAATTGGGGGTATTTGATTTTACGGTCAATAAAACTGCACACAAATAAAATGAAAGCCACATTAGAATATACAAGACAACATGTTCTATTAAACCATGCGCAATCTACTATTGAAGTGAGCCTCAAGCACATACATTCCACTCAGCAATTGATTTAAATTCAATATTTATATTTTAATCCAAATTAATAATTCTATGAAAAAAGCAATTTTTTCGATTGTATTACTGGCTGTTTTAAGCCTGTATTCTTTTGCAGCTAAAGCACAGGGTACTATTACCGGCGTGGTTGTAGATGCAGAAACCAATGAAGCACTCATTGGTGCAAACGTTGTTGTTGAAGGAACAACAAAAGGTACTATCGCCGATATCGATGGTAATTTTTCATTGCCTGTAGAATCTGGCGAAGTGAACCTTATTATTACCTATATTGGGTATACGAATGAAAAGGTTATTGTATCGGTATCAAATGGCCAGACAAGAGACCTGGGAACTATTGCGTTAAATTCAGATGCAATAGGTATTAATGAAGTTATGGTACTGGCTTCGGTGGCGATAAGCCGCGAAACACCGGTTGCCGTTTCAAACATTCCTGCCGAGATGATCCAAACAAAACTGGGAACACAAGAGTTTCCTGAGATTTTGAAATCAACTCCCGGTGTTTATGCAACAAAATCAGGTGGTGGTTTTGGTGACGGCCGTGTAAACCTCCGTGGTTTTAATTCGGAAAACGTTGCGGTAATGATCAACGGTGTTCCGGTAAACGACATGGAAAATGGCCGTGTATACTGGAGTAACTGGGCTGGTCTTTCTGATGTTACCCGCACTATGCAGGTACAGCGTGGTTTAGGAGCTTCCAAAGTTGCTGTTCCATCTATTGGTGGTACTATTAACATTGTTACCAAAACAACCGACATGGAACAAGGTGGTAACTTTATCTCAGGTTTTGGTAACGACGGCTACAAGAAATTTGCCGGTACACTTTCAACTGGTTTAATGGAAAACGGGTTTGCTGCCACGGCATCGTTTGCCAGCATTTCTGGTAATGGTTATATTGATGGAACCGAATTTAAAGGACACAATTACTTTGTAAACGTTTCGAAAAAAATTGGGGAGAACCACCGCATCTCGTTCACTTCATTCGGTGCTCCTCAGCGTCACGGACAGCGCCAGAACAGAAGTTTGATTTCTGCCTACAGAGAAGCAGAGAGTGACAGAAAATACAACCCTGACTGGGGGATTATGAATGGCAAAGTTACGCACGTTGAAGATAACTTCTATCATAAATCTCAAAACTCTTTCAACCATTATTGGTCAATTACACCAAATACAACACTGTCTACTTCGGTTTACGCATCGTGGGGTACCGGCGGTGGCGGTGGTAGAGGTGGCGAAAGCAGCCTTTTCAACCAGCGCTTAGGTGATTTCGATCAACCAATGGATTTGGATGCAATTGTTGATGCGAACCGTGCAAATGGTGCAAACGGTGCAATTTCGTGGTTAAGGGCATCGCACAACGACCACAGCTGGTACGGAGCACTGTCTTCATTAAACACAAAACTTACCGACAATTTAACTTTTGTTGGAGGTATTGATTTAAGAACATATACCGGACACCACTTCTACGAAGTTACCGACTTAATGGGAGGTGAATACGCTTTAAGCGACGACGACATTAACGAACCAAACAAAGCGCTGAAAGTTGGCGACAAATACAATTACTATAACGACGGTGTTGTAGGCTGGCAAGGTCTTTTTGGTCAGCTTGAGTACTCGAACGATGTATTGTCAGGATTTGTTTCTGCTTCGGTTTCAAACACTTCTTACAAACGTATCGACTATTTCAACTACCTGGATTCAGATCCACTGCAGGAAACTGATCGTTACAATTTTGTCGGTTTCATGCTCAAAGGTGGGGCAAACTATAACATTAACCAAAACCACAACGTGTTTGCCAACATTGGTTATTTTGAAAAAGCGGCCGGTTTTGATGCTGTTTTCCTGAACTACGACAACGAACACATTAACGAAGACGCTGAAAACCAAAAAATATTTAGTGTTGAATTAGGTTACGGTTACCGAACCAAAAACTTTAACGCCAACATTAACGTTTACCGCACAGCATGGAACGACCGTACGTTTACGGATGTTTTATACGGACCAGATGGCGAAGAGTTTTTTCTAAACCTGTTGGGTGTTAATGCACTTCACCAGGGGCTTGAGGTAGACGTAAAATGGGATCTTGCTACAAACCTGAGCCTTACCGGTATGTTATCGTTAGGCGACTGGAAATGGAACAATAACGTAGAGAATGTTCAGGTATATGACGATCAGCAAAATCCGATTGGTGATCCGATTAATTTATACATCGACGGCCTTAAAGTTTCAGATGCTGCACAAACAACAGCGGCTCTCGGTATAGAGTACCAGTTATTAAGTAAATCATACATTACTGTTGACTACTTCT
It includes:
- a CDS encoding DUF4252 domain-containing protein, giving the protein MKTITTLLFALGLLLAGLLASGQSKSDKMYDTFASKDGVTSFSFSRDMIDAIDIDLGDNDDEQNVTGDLHRVRFMSYNPEKGSLKNSEFTKKAIAILPGKYKKYESDDDDDSDAEIYLLGGKKKYSECHVFITSENSEGNCFVVSFFGDFNVNDIEKLKSQGQNMSE
- a CDS encoding immunoglobulin domain-containing protein; amino-acid sequence: MNILDLLGTGYRSALIFLLFIFFLLQCFGSSAQSKTVVEGDTIIATNKTLVVAENDTLIITGTLELKNDAVLTIKTNAVCIIYGNLIVKNKVNLSIGAHLIVGGNLDAPSGSGKVDVEVAPSAAFYILGTVSDNSDDFNCGNTSSYDPPGDTNCNYGDIISLEDNENDSTGIYDLFVSGDGNKGVTPVYSELCQGDAAVISALYQEVGTTYQWCDSSGVNISGETGYTFTTDQPGEYFVKITNGGETFDSHRAKVVVGSLPSIYSAWNNDGGIICLGGTANIGASATHNINWYVGNCSSGVLVGTGSQLSVGPDTTTTYFARAYNPLTGCESANCMSVTVTVKQPPTITLGVMPEIETEIGTASIPYSSTTGNPTNYTIDFDASAEAAGFSDQIDYALTAHSLAVYIPNGGEGIATGTYNGVLAVKIFTPVECESIAYPVSITIAEANTIASVSITVSNTTICQGEEVTFTATPLNGGSSPSFQWQIDSENVSGVNSATFVISSLNNAQEISCVMTSNLSGVSNNPATSNTITMIVNPLPATGEIIPD
- a CDS encoding TonB-dependent receptor, whose amino-acid sequence is MKKAIFSIVLLAVLSLYSFAAKAQGTITGVVVDAETNEALIGANVVVEGTTKGTIADIDGNFSLPVESGEVNLIITYIGYTNEKVIVSVSNGQTRDLGTIALNSDAIGINEVMVLASVAISRETPVAVSNIPAEMIQTKLGTQEFPEILKSTPGVYATKSGGGFGDGRVNLRGFNSENVAVMINGVPVNDMENGRVYWSNWAGLSDVTRTMQVQRGLGASKVAVPSIGGTINIVTKTTDMEQGGNFISGFGNDGYKKFAGTLSTGLMENGFAATASFASISGNGYIDGTEFKGHNYFVNVSKKIGENHRISFTSFGAPQRHGQRQNRSLISAYREAESDRKYNPDWGIMNGKVTHVEDNFYHKSQNSFNHYWSITPNTTLSTSVYASWGTGGGGGRGGESSLFNQRLGDFDQPMDLDAIVDANRANGANGAISWLRASHNDHSWYGALSSLNTKLTDNLTFVGGIDLRTYTGHHFYEVTDLMGGEYALSDDDINEPNKALKVGDKYNYYNDGVVGWQGLFGQLEYSNDVLSGFVSASVSNTSYKRIDYFNYLDSDPLQETDRYNFVGFMLKGGANYNINQNHNVFANIGYFEKAAGFDAVFLNYDNEHINEDAENQKIFSVELGYGYRTKNFNANINVYRTAWNDRTFTDVLYGPDGEEFFLNLLGVNALHQGLEVDVKWDLATNLSLTGMLSLGDWKWNNNVENVQVYDDQQNPIGDPINLYIDGLKVSDAAQTTAALGIEYQLLSKSYITVDYFYFADYYADFEPTNVTSEGAPQPWKAPDYGTFDVGLRHGFKIGEFDATLIGSMNNVFDTEYIADAINGSGNNAETALVWYGFGRTFSASLKIDF
- a CDS encoding PspC domain-containing protein — encoded protein: MKKTFTINISGTIFHIEEDAYEVLQRYLINLKNHFGIDEEGKEIIADIEARIAEIFSSKSAEEKKVITVEWVNDMVEIMGTPEDFAEEEGEEEDVSIASEAKRKRRLYRDPDHRVLGGICGGLGAYFNMDPVILRIILVILFFVTSGAAGLAYLILWIAVPKAVSTAQRLEMRGQEATVKNIEKSIKDEVKEVKESYKKFKESDTYSKGKRSMEGAGDVVYNIFKVILKVFVIVFGVFLVISGFFGILGLVSSMIIGQSFVDGMPLLWGPEIHVPNMLNHFVEPGTVTWGLILVGLILGIPLLALIYIGTKLVFRYKSNNAAVALSMAGVWLVSLFALLIVSVGQVGNYKQSSSITKSESISCDSCQTLYLHLADDKLDDYAEIDWDVEGFKVAMIDGREIVVGYPKLDVVRSSGDDFVVTVRSSSRGKTREDAKEWCEEMVYTFERSDSTLYFDPYFFIGDDSKWRGQEVDIKVKVPEGKAIFLGNDMDEIIHDIENTSNTWDGDMLGKYWEMKPEGLTEKASK
- a CDS encoding PadR family transcriptional regulator — protein: MKIENTKAQMRKGVLEYCILLVLNGKPLYASDIIQSLKEAKMIVVEGTLYPLLTRLKNAGLLAYRWEESTQGPPRKYYELTETGQTFLIELEGSWGELVSAVAKIRENKA